The proteins below come from a single Triplophysa rosa linkage group LG12, Trosa_1v2, whole genome shotgun sequence genomic window:
- the malt3 gene encoding mucosa-associated lymphoid tissue lymphoma translocation protein 1, whose amino-acid sequence MGTEIIILEQPISVCVPPNHKVTLRVEAIGTGPLKYQWFDKHQNEVVGGTEPELNLTLQKSGYYCCRVSDLYYQCQITEWVKMIVLDVEGVSHLWRGDPYIVIHPISQKVKLGEAFTLECTALGKPTPTYQWYRNGQPLREQTSEILEIKHASTDHAGSYLCAVSNILEEVWCEAAEIEVALPDELLTPTLFATDKVALLIGNLNYNHHPGLMAPTMDVHELANGLQQLGFRVVSLLDLTLQEMQAAIEKFLQLLDRGVYAIFYYAGHGYEHSGRNYLVAIDAPRPYRTENCVCVQRVMHSMQERKAQLNVILLDTCRKWYKQKGPPSEISPLAPLGNTVYGYATSEDAEAFEVQDGGKSTGIFTKYLNKHISEPQKVTHVLEQVSEDLGKDVLVRGRQVVEIRHTLSEPRALTDPVRTSGHTMELRRRDACWKKANVLPGRKFINFQDGAVQVELSFSALFSNVLVVFGTVRNTNALAQECTLLLDSEPKMQDIFSSCGRLEEMDSLLVCSGKPPDCTLRLCCLQRLQGSLVIKVRLQYSHPETKKQLTQMKEVDIGRPLIASCKLNQLRLVDRKQQSCVHTVGHASSLSWSHHLLRPYTRKAENKLLSSVKPTSMSNNKPEENDESDFTM is encoded by the exons ATGGGAActg AAATCATTATTCTGGAGCAGCCGATATCTGTGTGTGTACCACCAAACCATAAGGTGACTTTAAGAGTTGAAGCCATAGGCACTGGTCCTTTGAAGTATCAGTGGTTTGATAAGCACCAGAACGAG GTGGTAGGTGGGACAGAACCCGAGCTTAACCTCACTCTCCAGAAATCTGGATATTACTGTTGCAGAGTAAGCGACCTGTATTATCAATGCCAGATTACAGAATGGGTAAAAATGATAGTTCTGGATGTAGAAG GTGTTTCTCACCTGTGGAGGGGGGATCCCTATATAGTTATTCACCCAATAAGTCAGAAAGTAAAACTGGGGGAGGCATTCACTCTTGAATGCACAGCACTAGGCAAACCTACACCGACCTACCAGTGGTACAGGAACGGACAACCCCTGCGTGAACAGACATCAGAAATACTTGAG ATAAAACATGCCAGCACAGACCATGCTGGTTCATACCTCTGTGCTGTGTCAAATATTTTGGAGGAAGTATGGTGTGAAGCAGCTGAAATTGAAGTTG CACTTCCAGATGAACTCCTAACGCCCACACTGTTTG CAACTGACAAAGTGGCCCTACTGATTGGAAACCTAAACTACAACCACCACCCTGGTCTAATGGCACCTACTATGGATGTCCATGAACTGGCCAATGGTCTACAGCAGTTAGGCTTCAGAGTGGTTTCTCTGCTAGATCTCACCCTTCAAGAAATGCAGGCTGCCATTGAGAAGTTCTTGCAGCTCTTGGATCGAGGGGTGTACG CAATTTTTTACTATGCTGGTCATGGTTACGAACACTCTGGGAGAAATTACCTGGTGGCTATTGATGCTCCACGACCCTACCGAACagagaactgtgtgtgtgtacagcgAGTGATGCACAGTATGCAGGAGAGAAAAGCCCAGCTGAACGTCATTCTGTTAGACACCTGCAGAAAATG GTACAAGCAGAAAGGTCCTCCCTCTGAAATTAGCCCTCTGGCTCCTTTGGGCAACACAGTGTATGGATACGCTAC GAGCGAAGATGCTGAAGCGTTTGAAGTCCAAGATGGTGGCAAGAGTACAGGAATCTTCACAAAGTACCTGAACAAACATATCTCAGAGCCGCAGAAGGTGACCCATGTCTTGGAGCAGGTCTCTGAGG ATCTGGGAAAGGACGTACTGGTTCGTGGCAGACAGGTAGTAGAAAttagacacactctgtcagagCCGCGGGCCTTGACCGATCCCGTACGAACATCTGGACACACAATGGAGCTCCGCCGGAGAGATGCTTGTTGGAAAAAGGCTAATG TTCTTCCTGGTCGGAAGTTTATAAACTTTCAAGATGGTGCTGTTCAGGTGGAGCTCAGTTTCTCTGCTCTGTTCTCCAACGTCCTCGTTGTGTTCGGCACAGTGAGAAACACAAACGCCCTTGCACAGGAATGCACTCTTCTGCTTGACAGTGAACCA AAGATGCAGGACATTTTCTCATCTTGTGGCAGATTAGAAGAAATGGATTCTCTGCTTGTGTGCAGTGGAAAACCCCCTGACTGCACCCTAAGATTATGTTGCCTTCAGAGGCTCcag GGGTCACTGGTGATCAAGGTGCGACTGCAGTATAGCCACCCAGAAACTAAAAAACAACTGACTCAAATGAAAGAGGTAGACATAGGAAGGCCACTCATTGCCTCCTGCAAGCTTAATCAGTTGAGGCTAGTGGACAGGAAACAACAAAGTTGTGTCCACACCGTGGGCCACGCGTCTAGTCTCAGCTGGTCGCATCATCTTCTTCGACCCTACACACGCAAGGCGGAGAATAAATTACTGAGCTCAGTCAAACCCACCTCCATGAGCAACAATAAACCAGAGGAGAATGATGAAAGTGACTTCACTATGTGA